The genomic segment cacagtgcctcacctcctcctgctcctcctcagagTCATCATCGCTGACGACAGGCTTGGCTCTGGTGCGTCCTGTCCGTCTGTTGCGTCCCTTCCCTCGCTCTCCGCCCTTCTCCCTCCTGCCCAGACGGATCTTCACCTTCACAGAGCGGGCTggagagggcacacacacacgcgcacacacacacacacacggttactGTGTTACTAAAACTAAGCCTAATCCAAGGCATGAAAAAGCATTTTAGCGTAATCAAAAAtatgaaactgaactgaaactaaaGTGTCTACCTCAAAAGCTGaggtaaaacaaaaatgaacaagattgttttttttttgttttagtcatttaaccATTGCAATATTGCGTGTGACGAATGGGCCCTGATCAGCTATCAATATACTATGCACCATGGGTATCCAGAgacaatttgtcaatttgtcTGCCAGTATAGACATAAAACAGGTCTTCTCAACACATTTCATAAAGACATGGCCATTGAGAAAGTAAAACATGAACTAAATAAAAGctaaactgaaaaacaacaaactaaaaCTCGCAAACACAATCTGAAAACAAACTGAGACTACTGGaatggaaataaaataagaataaaaatgaaagtaaataaAACTATAACAGTCCTGGTGGGGATATGATGCAGGTGAACCACAAGCATCCTCATCCTATTTTTTTCTTGGATTCTCagttgcctcctctctcctctcctctcctctcctctttgacTGTTCTGCCCACACACGCATGCTTACATTCGGACTCTGagccttcctcctgctcctcctcctcttcctcactctcctctccttcactttcctcctccttctcgaTCTTCTGCCTCAGACTGGTGAACACAGACTGGAGCACGATGGAGTCCTCATAGATCTGCTCGCATAAAGACAACATGGTGGAAAAGAACTGCTTGCATATCATATATGTATAGGTTACATTGACAGCATGTGAACCTATTCCACATCTCGACATCATGTACTACTACCATTATGGCCTTTCAAAAGTATAACTTTTGACTTTTGAATATatcgcccccatcaggccaattagtGTATTTTTTCAACTCCAAAACACAGTGCAAAACATGCATCATCCCTCCGAGTGTAGTCTAAATCGAACAAGTGGGAGTCTGAGATATCACAATGGACCGACCCCAGTTGCATGGGTGCTGAAAGTAGAACAGATACTGAAGGAAAGGTGTATACGCTGCTCagctgtgtgtgatggagacagagagagcaggtatCGGTCTGTGTTGAGTGAGGACGCAGCAGGTCTCGTCTCACCAGTGATCCCTCCAGGTTGAAGGTCTGAGCGTTCTGGAAGAGCAGCATGACGTCTCTCTCCAGGTCGCCCAGGCTGCGGTACCGGTGACTCCGAATCCTCTCCTACAGCACAGCaagaaaacagagcacaatacATCACTTTGTATGTATTTGCATATGTGATTGATAATGTGTATATGACTTTGTCTacaagagagaaatgtgtgtgcatatctgtaGATCTGactcatactgtacatgctTTTGTACTGGACTGTACATTTGTAGATCTGTAAACATCTTTGAACCTATGTTAAAagtcaacatttttatttttttgtcctgtgttttgctgctgcagtgactaaatttccccacagggatcatctTCTACCTTGATCTTCCTGAAGTCGACAGGCTTGCGGATCAGTTCGTAATACTCTGGCAGCTCTTTGCGAGACGGCAGCTGGATGAACACCTCGCTCAGCTGACGCCCGCTGGTGCTGCGGGTAGTGACATCATCAAGGTGAGCCAAACACACAGATTATTCTGTATAGGTCCATTTACCTTGCGCTAAGGAGCCGGGGAAAACTGTCAGCCCTGATTGCCATtcagttaaaggggcattaagtaaccTATGACCTTTCCCGACCTCTATCAGTGACCAAGGGATTGCAACAGCGACAGTTCTCTGGCACAGcgtacggtggcctgtaactgacaaataataaagtcacattttcagctGAGTTCAGTttcagaaacgtctagtgaagacaGAATATATCACAACGCCAAATACTGTTATAATAatattgctttgtcatttgcttttgcTCCAGAACAAAAAGTACAGGCCAaacagtgagttttgaaagccagaaatctcagcacctggcaaagcaATCGGTGAGTCATtgttattgatcaacaaccctaaaaaactagggatgcaccgatactggtatcggtgccgataccaggctaaaatggaatatcggtatcggagattttacccaagactaaaatctgataccgaaagccatgagtaacatgtaagaaataaaagcaaactgttttgattttatgcatttgtggcacatagaagcctgtatttctcaaacagtgggaaaaacaaggattttatctcaataattttgtccattgaccccaaactaaggaagtaagcctgcactgttcagtaaaagtaatggatcggatcggtactcagtatcggccgatacttaaactttcatactcgtaattggtatcggcattgaaaaattggcatcggtgcatccctataaAAAACCctgcagatacagtatattgatacaTCAGATACATCATTTTGTGCTacggggcagtaaaaatctgacttattgcacctttaatatGTGTTAATGCACCCAAAAACATGTTCTCTGCCTAGAATAGCTCTATGGAGAAACCCAACACGATGTTGCAGCTAACAGAAACTGTCGAGAAACTAATTCTTCAGTTATCTTCTCAGCCTTGTTAAACGCAAAAGCTTATAAGATGTCAAGGAGAGTGCACCCAACGCATTAGATACGCAACGCACCCAACGCAGATAgatttataaaacaaaaacagaagggaAGGTGGGGGTTATTTTTGGAATGCATTTTTGCCGGGTGATATTTTACGCAAGGAggtatgaaaatgaaaaatacaagtgcaaacTCCTATCATACACGTGTTATTGTTTCCCAAAGAATTATATCCATATATGTTCACATAtatgagacacagagagagagagagagagagagacagagacagagagagagatactgggTAGGAGCCATGAGAATATGCGTACCTCCATGCAAgcgacattttattttgagcctTAATCTTCTCAGCGCACCATAGTAGCCTATTAGCTTTAAACAGAGTTAAATGTAATAGCATTTATAGATGTGTGCGTTAACATCCGGCAAGCCTGATTTTTATTCTAGTGGAGTAATTAAGTTTCCATATTGTCACCATatcgtacagtaatgtgggaataAGAATAACGCACAGCAGATCATAAATTAGACGAACTGGTGTGATCAATCAGGCCATTATGGTGATCAATATACAGCGGTGCCGGTGCGTAAAGATACAGTGGCTGCTTTGGTTTGTTGTACACGTCTGGCCCAGGTGATGACGATGCTGACGAAAGGTAGAAAGATTTCTCACGTACcgttcttttccttctctttttacACTTTTCCCTGTAGATGGATCATAGGCAGAGTGTCGCCCTTCTTTTATCCGCAGCTCTGCAAATTTATGAGCTGGAAAGAACGCAACTTTTAGAATCCGTTTGCGTTGTTTACTGTCAGATTGGAGAAACGCGTGTATTTTATTAACCGACAGAATGAAACATACCGGAGTGTGGGGGAAAGTGTGTCCCCACCTGCGATTAAATTTCATGATCAGAGGTGGGGAaatcccccccccatcccccccggCAAATCGCACCCTGGATACGCATCTAAGAACACCTCAGCATGCGCCAGGCACCAGGACAGCTCACTTCCGACAGCTCACTTCCGCTACCTGTCCTTGTACTTGATGACGGCGTCCAcgatcttcttcatcttcttggtgagggtgggggggttgggggagaGCTTCTCGGCGGGCGGCCGCCCCCgtttcctctgcctcttcccGTCCTCGTCTTTGTCCCCTCGCCCGCGGCCCCCCGACGAGGAGGAGGGACCGGGCAGATCCAGGTCGCGGTCCCGCTTCCTCTTGCGGGTCGTCTTCTTGTGGCGCACCTCCTCCTCGATCTCCTCCAGCGTGCCCTCCTCGATCGCCTGCGCAGGGTGAAGAGACGACCAAATGAAAGATACAGAATACtcccagaaaacaaaaaactgatTACTGTTACCCAATCCCCACCGCCCGGTAAACCACTATCCTCTGACATCCTCTTCGTCCTCTGTCCCCTGTGGCCGCTCACCTTGAGCCACTGCTTCTCGGTCAGCGAGTCGCTGTAGTCCACCTCCTTGCGCTGGCGAGACCCTCGGCCGaacatcttctcctcctcctcctcgcagGTCAGCCGCTCCACCTCGGCGTCGTCCTTCATGATCCAGGTGGGCAGCTCGTCTTCCTCCATCAGACGGGGCTTCCGCCGCGGGTTGCGGGCGTCCTCGCGACGCCGGTCCAGGTCCATGCGCTGGGAGACGGAGGGGGAGACAAAAAGGTAAAGGGACAGAAACGAAAAGGTACGGAAAGGAATGCGGTTGAGCTGGAGCTTACCTGAGCGTGGACTGTGTATATGGGATATAGATGTGTTTGCATGGACTATAGGTATTACTTTACCTTCAgagtgcgcgcacacacacccacacacatacacacacacacactgaccatgAAGTGGTCGAACTCTTCCTCACTCCTGGCGATCATCTGGTTGACCGTCTCATCATCCGGAacctcgtcctcctcctgaATCCGGTATGCAAACATCAGCAACCGGAAGATAAAAATACACATGTAAGTTCATTATGCTTTCAGGTTGTTATGGAAAAACTGTGCTGCCGGTGTAAGGGATAGTAGtaagatatatacacacacacacacatgcatgcgtgtaCACACTCCTTGACTCCAGCCCTCGTCTTGTTCCTCGTGCTCCAGGATGGCCTGCAGGAAGGCCCTGCGCTCGTGGCTTGAGGATTTCTGGTCGAACATGCCAGCCTGGATGACCTTTTGGTCCACGTTTAGTTTGTACTTGGCTGCTGCCAGGATTTTCTCCTCTACACTGTTGACGGTGCAAAGACGCAGAACACGAACCTCGTTCAGCTGGCCGATACGGTGCGCTCTGTCCTGGGCCTGCAGGTCCTGCAGAGCGGTgtgggaagagggaagagagttGGGGTGAGAGTGACACTGCCATGCCAAATATCATGTAATAAGGTCTATTGCAGAGGTATGAGTCTATATAGTGAAGGTTCAAATgaggaataaaaacaagaatggTATTTCAATAGTTTACACAAATTGTAACATGAATACTCCTTTAGTTTAGGGAGAATTTAGCAGAAAACAATGCTTTTTCTTCCCACCATCCTCTTGTTGAGCTCAAACAAACTGACCACTGGTAAttatcttttacattttttccccaaatccTGAAATGCTGACTTTTTGAAGATCTCCCAGCCTCTGGTAataagtaagtgtgtgtatttgaataAGTGTGCATCCTACCTGGTGTGGGTTCCAGTCGGAGTCGAATATGACCACAGTGTCTGCAGACTGCAGGTTCAGGCCCAGGCCTCCAGCTCTGGTGctcaggaggaagatgaagtaCTGCGACTCTGGGTCGTTGAACGTCTTCAATAACATTCCTCTATCTTCAGCTTTGGTCGTGCCTGAGAAGATAGTggagtgagaggagaaaaaacaaggTCAGGTGGTATGAAAGAAATGGAGTCGGGTtagcagagagcaggagaaggaatgagaaaaggagaaaaacttaacacacagatacacagacagagaacatTTACAGCATTGACAGcaatacacacatagacaaatacacacacacacacacacacacgcccacactcTCACCATCAAGACGCAGGTACTTGAAGTTGCGGTAGGCAAAGTAATCCTCCATGATGGTCATGAGCGAGGTCATCTGACAGAAGAGCAGCACTTTGTGGTTGGTGGCTCTCAGTTTGGGCAGGATACGATCCAACACCTCAAACTTCCCTGATGCCCGATACAGGTCAGGACTGGCACAGGGGGGAAGGGATATAGGGTTACACGgtgagttagtgtgtgtgtgtatgtatgtgtgtgtgcgctgtgtgtgtgcgtgccctaACGTAGAATACGAAAAAATGGAGCACTTACCCTTGGACTATCCCACCAGAAAATCCCAAATGCTCAGAAAAAGATTCCTGCAAAAATCACAAACTGAATCCATATTATCACATATACACAGTCATAAAGTTCAGTGACCGTGGGTTTGATTTGAAGCTCATATTGTGTATTTCACAAGTGTCCTACAGAAACCTTATATCTCCCAAAAGTCAGCCTTGCGACAATGGAGAAAAAACTGAGTGACTTTCCATTTTGATGTCTATGGGTTTTTTGGGGATTTTACAGAGCATTTTCAATGGTTTAGTTGGTCCCAAGATCATGAAGCATCTTCTACATATGAGAGACAACCAGAGACAATACCATCCGTCAATTACAGTGAAACAAATGAATAATTGGAGACAGACGGCGTCCGACATCGATAGCAGCGGTACCTCTATTTGTTGGAACATGTACGGGTGGTTACAGATCTTCCTCAGCTGCATGATGGTGTTCATCAGAGTCTTTGTGCCGCCTTTACCCTGGAAtacacacaatgacacaaaaTTAATGGCGTATCATATGTCATCCTATCCTATTATATCAAATCTTTCCATGCTGCACAAACTCCAGACTAAAAATGCTTTGATTCCGGAAAGAATAGAGGCAGAAATGACGCCCTCAccttcttgtctttctctgaTCCGTCCGTCAGCAGGACCCCCTTGGCCTGCATGTGCCTGTACAGCACCCTCTGAAGAGACGACATGTCACACTTGATCACATACTCCacctgaggggggagagaggagaggctgactGACCgacagaaatggagagagtgagactaAAGACCTGTCTGCAGGTCTTtactcttgctctctccatttctttccaCTCCGTTTTCAGTCGCAGATACGTTAACATGTTGTTTGTCTCCCATCCATTAGGAGATCAGTGGGACTAATCTGTGTATGCGTTGCCATGCCTTCTCTGGAAGCTGTGCCTCCACTTCCTTCTTCAGCCTGCGCAACAGGAAGGGGCGGAGCACTTTGTGGAGACGACGGATAATCAGGATGGTCTCCTCTTCGTTCAGgtccacctggagagagagagagagagagagagagagagagagagagagagagagggttaggaattaggaaggaaagaaaatagTAGAAAAACTGAGGATTTCTAAACCTACCTACAGCATTCTTTAaaaaatcaggacctaaatatctttctgatatcagttcaaaacagtttccaaagctctTGGTTGATCTGATTTCTGTCACGCAATTATGGGTACAGATCGGCACTGCGATGTGAAAAGGCTGACAGTGACTCCCACCTTCTCTCCGGTCATGGCGAAGGGGGCGTTGAACCACTGCTCGAAGGTGCTGCAGCTCTTGAAGATGGTGGGCAGGAGGAAGTTGAGCAGCGCCCAGAGCTCAGGCAGCTTGTTCTGCAGCGGCGTGCCGGTCAGCAGCACCCGCCGCGGGGCCAGGTAGTGCGTGTTCAGGACCTGGGTCAGCTTACAGTGGTGGTTCTTCATGCGGTGGCCCTCGTCCACGATCATGTACTTCCAGCGGATCTggtgggagaggaaaggagaggagaggagaggagaggagaggagaggagaggaggaaaggagaggagaggagaggaggaaaggaaaggagaggagaggaggaaaggaaaggagaggagaggaaaggaaaggaaaggaaaggaaaggagaggagagaggagaagagaggaaaggagaggagaggagaggagaagaggagaggagaggagaggagaggagaggaggaaaggagaggaggaaaggagaggagaggagaggagaggaaaggaaaggaaaggaaaggaaaggaaaggaaaggaaaggaaaggaaaggagaggagaggagaaaggagaggagaggagaggagagaggaaaggagaggagaggagaggagaggaggaaaggagaggagaggagaggagaagagaggaaaggaaaggaaaggaaaggaaagtggAGATCACAACTCTAAAATCAAATGATCAGCAAATTAAAAAATCTAAAGCAACAAAATCTGGATGCAGCCACGTGTTCatgtaaagagagacagagagaaaaagtgtgtacagtatgtgtgtgtgtgtgtgtgtgtgtgtgtgtgtgtgtgtgtgtgtctctcaccttGGCCAGGACTTGTTTGTCCTTGATGATGTACTCGTAGGTGGTGAGCAGGACGTTGAACTTGCCGCTGCGCAGCTGGGGGACGAAGGCTCGTCTGGCAGCAGGAGACCCctgcggacacacacaccacacacagcttTAATACCCAAACAATAACATCAAGTTCACAATATTGTTTTGACACGAGGAAAGGCCATAGCATTAATCAGGGCATTTGTAGAAACACACATTTGCTTTTATATACAGGAAGGGAGCTGTTCTGGATACATACACTAGGGTCTTCACATTTTTTTGGCTTAAATGAGGATTTCCATATGAGAGCTATGTTGCAATGCAGGGATTTTTAGGTACTGGTGCACAGTATATACCTGATGACAGCTTATGCCCAATGTTTTGTACATGTAACTGTCCCTATATATCCCTAAAAAAccacaaaaactacaaaaacttCCTTTTAAACCcgaataattttttttttttttgcttcgaTAAAGTGTGCTGAAGCTGTTTTCCTTCCCTAGTCCTGCTTTCTTCCAGCACCTTTTCtgagtttttctgtgtgtgtggcagttttcttatagtagcctatacacaggaagtaaaaaaaaaaagtttgggtgGTGTGGCTGCTCAAAACTCACCTTGTAGGACACTTTCACAACCGTCGGTGCCCACTTGTCAAACTCATACACCCAGTTAGAAAGAGTTCTGTCAGTGAGAGAAAAACTCAAGTTACCATTTCTTCTGAATTATGATGATTTTGATGAGTGATTTTATTTGTAGTGGTTGTGTAGATAATTGGGGAGGTGAAGAAGAATAAAACCTACAGGAAAAAAGAATACAGCAAATAATGAGGTTCAGCTCACGAGAGAGGTACAATGATGAGGTAGGGCCCATTGAGGCGTTTGTACTCCATGAGGTACGTGATGAGGGCGATGGTCTGGATGGTCTTCCCCAGACCCATCTCATCGGCCAAGATCCCGTTCAGGTTGTTGTTGTACAGGGACACCAACCACTCCAGACCTTtaatctgacagacagacagagagtgaaggaggtgCAGAAACACAGggaagagttagagagagaggacaggtgGGGAAGAcgagacaaggaggaggagataagttctatctatgttgttgcaattcttaATGCCCCTTTTAATGTCTTGTTTAATGATTGTTTGGAGCACTGAAATGCACAGTTTACCATGTAACTGAACGATAAAGAATCAGGGTTAAGACTTAGCCTCTGTTTATCACGTCTTTGCCTCTGCTTGTGGTACCTGGTACTGCTTCAGCTGTCCGTTTATCAACAGAGTGGACTGTCTGTCCACCCTCTCTGTGACAGCGTGAGCCACAGAGTAGTAAGACTGGAGCCCCCGGGCGAACGCCGCACTGCCATACTCATCATCCACATCCTGCTTAGCATGCCTGTGGAGGAAACACATAATGACTTACTGTATCTTCAGTTATAAGCTATATCATATAAGTCATTTGGTGGAGACTTTTATTCAAACCACCTTACGGTCCCATGAGTGGATATGTTTTTTagtatgggtggccccagtgggaatgaCAGTAATGAAGGTACGCCATGACTCACTCGATGATGTGGCGGACATCCACCTCAGACACTTCCTCGCTGTCCGGGTCTggaatcttcttcttctcctccaccggAGCCGCCGACGGCTGcggctcctcctcttcctcctgccagAGGGCGGGACCAACAGCTTTGTCAGTCAAAAGGTGCCTCTTCTCCCGCTGGAGCAGTGAATAAGGAAAGTGGCTTCAAAGATGCTTTAGAAAACAacccacctcttcctcttcctcctcctcgctgtctTCGCTGTCCGAGCGGGGGGCCACCTCGTAACTGCGTGGACATACATGCAGACATGCGTGCTCAAAAGCATTAATTACACGGATAGAACCTCGACCCATATATCCCAACAGTAATAAATCATCCTCATGTACATGTCAAATTCATCCCAACCACCCAAAGTGAAATACGCAAGATCCCACAAACAGCTGGCcttaaggaaaaaaacacaatcaccccttccacacacacacacacatacacacaaccccctccctccccctctctctctctcaccctgggTTCATCTCCAGCCAGGTCTCCAGCTGTCCCGCCTTGGGAGCGTCCACCCCTGTCAGGATGTTACCACTGTCCACATGGATGACCTTCACCGGCAGGTCGCTCATCTGGCTCGTCTCATCCAGAGGCTGCAGGGGGGAGACGGCGTGAAGATAAAACCAACGATTCTGCCAGACTGTGACAAATGTCTTTTGGACTGGGCAAGTAAATActggttgtaaaaaaaaaaaaaaaactcactttgCTAGTGCCCAAAATCCTTCTATAACTATTATAATGGAGCCTCTATATTGATACTGGTAGAAAGAGACATTGTCAGGGTGTGATGGGACACTGAGCTAACCAGAATGCAACAAATCACccaataatattttaatatggTGTGTTTATACAAGCTATTCGAATAGAAGCCTCTAGCTTGACCATGGGGGAAAGATACAGTGCAGTGACATACAGTAGTGATTTTGGACACCAACGATCAAAATGCAACAAACTAGCCAATAAAGCTTTGCGTCAAATTTGATCCATGCTGTATTTGAAAGGTCTCTAGAGGCTAGAGGATGCCACAAAACAGAGAGTGACGCTTCTGAAGAAAGAGCAAATTCAGCATATTTGATGAAGGTCAAATTTACAAAGTAGTAGCAGTGAGTAACTGCTACCACTGCATCTGCTCACCTCTCCATCAGGCCCCAGTGCAGGAGTCTGGCCCTCTGCATTCTCCAGCTGCAACACAGGATGTCCATCATGTCATTTGGTTATATAGTCAACTAGtcaattattgttattgttttgagtTGTTATGTTAAAGTTAGCCAATATACATGATTAGTGTGGGGTAGCAGGTTATAAAGCAGTTGTATTACTGAAGTTTGGGCATGACAATTGAATTAGCTAAGAAGTTAAACTAATATTCAATAAAGCTGGTTAgttttatgtgttgagtgatagttttGAATGATTATTAGGGACTCTGTCCATTGCTAGGTCTTTTTACAACAGTGTTTGTCACAGTTAAGAGTGATC from the Centroberyx gerrardi isolate f3 chromosome 3, fCenGer3.hap1.cur.20231027, whole genome shotgun sequence genome contains:
- the smarca4b gene encoding SWI/SNF-related matrix-associated actin-dependent regulator of chromatin subfamily A member 4, which translates into the protein MSTPDPPMGGTPRPGPSPGPGPSPGAMLGPSPGPSPGSSHSMMGPSPGPPSSGHSQPGPSGYGQDNMHPLHKPMEGMHDKSMSEEGRFSQMKGLTMRQGGHSGMGPPPSPLDQHSQGYHSPLGGSDHSSPVPSNGPPSGPLMPSSSSSSSSGGPGSASAPLDGPSGDQQTLGPNTRPGPPGSSGPGPSPGPSLGTSVPSLGAGLSSAGPAGPGGPGGPGGPTPFNQNQLHQLRAQIMAYKMLARGQPLPDHLQMAVQGKRPMPGMQQQQPMPTLAPGAGGGPGGGPGGPGPGPGPMGSGYSRAHGMMGPNMPPPGPSGVPTGMQGQNPNGPPKSWPEGPMVNAAAPSNAPQKLIPPQPTGRPSPAPPSVPPAASPVMPPQTQSPGQPAQPTPMMPHHAKQNRITPIQKPCGLDPVEILQEREYRLQARITHRIAELENLPGSLAGDLRTKATIELKALRLLNFQRQLRQEVVVCMRRDTALETALDAKAYKRSKRQSLREARITEKLEKQQKIEQERKRRQKHQEYLNSILQHAKDFKEYHRSITGKIQKLTKAVATYHANTEREQKKENERIEKERMRRLMAEDEEGYRKLIDQKKDKRLAYLLQQTDEYVANLTELVRAHKAVQALKEKKKKKKKKKKLENAEGQTPALGPDGEPLDETSQMSDLPVKVIHVDSGNILTGVDAPKAGQLETWLEMNPGYEVAPRSDSEDSEEEEEEEEEEEEPQPSAAPVEEKKKIPDPDSEEVSEVDVRHIIEHAKQDVDDEYGSAAFARGLQSYYSVAHAVTERVDRQSTLLINGQLKQYQIKGLEWLVSLYNNNLNGILADEMGLGKTIQTIALITYLMEYKRLNGPYLIIVPLSTLSNWVYEFDKWAPTVVKVSYKGSPAARRAFVPQLRSGKFNVLLTTYEYIIKDKQVLAKIRWKYMIVDEGHRMKNHHCKLTQVLNTHYLAPRRVLLTGTPLQNKLPELWALLNFLLPTIFKSCSTFEQWFNAPFAMTGEKVDLNEEETILIIRRLHKVLRPFLLRRLKKEVEAQLPEKVEYVIKCDMSSLQRVLYRHMQAKGVLLTDGSEKDKKGKGGTKTLMNTIMQLRKICNHPYMFQQIEESFSEHLGFSGGIVQGPDLYRASGKFEVLDRILPKLRATNHKVLLFCQMTSLMTIMEDYFAYRNFKYLRLDGTTKAEDRGMLLKTFNDPESQYFIFLLSTRAGGLGLNLQSADTVVIFDSDWNPHQDLQAQDRAHRIGQLNEVRVLRLCTVNSVEEKILAAAKYKLNVDQKVIQAGMFDQKSSSHERRAFLQAILEHEEQDEGWSQGVCTRMHEEDEVPDDETVNQMIARSEEEFDHFMRMDLDRRREDARNPRRKPRLMEEDELPTWIMKDDAEVERLTCEEEEEKMFGRGSRQRKEVDYSDSLTEKQWLKAIEEGTLEEIEEEVRHKKTTRKRKRDRDLDLPGPSSSSGGRGRGDKDEDGKRQRKRGRPPAEKLSPNPPTLTKKMKKIVDAVIKYKDSTSGRQLSEVFIQLPSRKELPEYYELIRKPVDFRKIKERIRSHRYRSLGDLERDVMLLFQNAQTFNLEGSLIYEDSIVLQSVFTSLRQKIEKEEESEGEESEEEEEEQEEGSESESRSVKVKIRLGRREKGGERGKGRNRRTGRTRAKPVVSDDDSEEEQEEERSPSATDEES